The Peribacillus sp. FSL E2-0218 genome contains a region encoding:
- a CDS encoding DUF2529 domain-containing protein, with translation MLKIFSTQLSGIFKKMMDNEAFEMEDAGRLLAQAAVGDGSIFIQGFGEMQGVTAEAMDGAEPFPKAKRYEHGETISREDRFLIFSRKSDDSEALKLAKALKEKDIPFVAVSTSAATDEDSLTELADVHIDLRIHRGLIPDEAGNRYGYPTLIAALFAYYGIKFTLEEIIQEYQNEED, from the coding sequence ATGTTAAAAATTTTCTCGACACAGCTAAGTGGTATATTTAAAAAAATGATGGATAATGAAGCCTTTGAAATGGAGGATGCCGGACGTCTGCTGGCTCAGGCCGCGGTTGGGGATGGCTCCATCTTCATACAAGGCTTTGGTGAAATGCAAGGCGTCACGGCCGAGGCGATGGACGGGGCAGAGCCCTTTCCGAAAGCAAAAAGATATGAACACGGCGAAACTATTTCAAGAGAAGATCGATTCCTTATTTTCAGCCGGAAATCCGATGACAGCGAAGCATTGAAGCTTGCCAAAGCCCTTAAAGAAAAAGATATACCCTTTGTCGCCGTTTCCACCTCCGCAGCGACCGATGAGGACTCTCTTACGGAACTGGCTGACGTACATATCGACTTACGGATCCACCGTGGACTGATTCCCGATGAAGCTGGAAACCGCTATGGCTACCCCACCCTCATTGCTGCCCTTTTCGCTTATTACGGAATTAAATTCACTCTTGAGGAAATTATCCAAGAATATCAAAATGAAGAAGACTAA
- a CDS encoding CTP synthase: MTKYIFVTGGVVSSLGKGITAASLGRLLKNRGLNVTIQKFDPYINLDPGTMSPYQHGEVFVTDDGAETDLDLGHYERFIDINLGKHSNVTTGKIYSTVLRKERRGDYLGGTVQVIPHITNEIKERVFRSGNETNADIVITEIGGTVGDIESLPFLEAIRQIKSDIGINNVMYIHCTLVPYIKAAGEMKTKPTQHSVKELRSLGIQPNIIVARTESPISQDMKDKIALFCDIDKKSVIECLDADTLYSIPLALQAQNMDQIVCDHLKLDCGEADMEDWKELVKKVTSLSKKTKIALVGKYVELQDAYLSVVEALKHAGYAFDADVEIDWVNSEDVTKENVAELLQDADGILVPGGFGDRGIEGKIAATEYARTTKTPFFGICLGMQLASIEYARNVLGLPEAHSAEIQADTPDPIIDLLPEQKDVEDLGGTLRLGLYPCKLIEGTKAYEAYNDEVVYERHRHRYEFNNHYRQAMEEAGFVFSGTSPDGRLVEIVELKDHPWFVASQFHPEFTSRPNRPQPLFRDFVGMSLKRSEKL, encoded by the coding sequence ATGACAAAATATATTTTTGTGACAGGTGGAGTAGTTTCTTCCTTAGGAAAAGGGATAACGGCCGCTTCTTTAGGAAGACTTTTGAAAAATAGGGGATTGAATGTGACGATCCAGAAATTTGACCCGTATATCAACTTGGATCCAGGTACGATGAGTCCATACCAACACGGTGAAGTGTTCGTTACGGATGATGGCGCGGAGACGGATTTGGACCTAGGTCACTATGAGCGGTTCATCGATATCAACCTTGGCAAACACAGCAATGTGACAACAGGGAAAATTTATTCAACCGTCCTTAGAAAAGAACGCCGCGGCGACTATTTGGGCGGAACGGTACAAGTCATCCCCCACATCACGAATGAAATTAAAGAGCGGGTTTTCCGTTCAGGCAATGAAACGAATGCGGATATCGTCATTACGGAAATCGGCGGTACGGTAGGGGATATCGAATCTCTTCCATTCCTTGAAGCGATTCGCCAAATCAAAAGTGATATCGGAATCAACAATGTTATGTACATTCACTGTACACTTGTCCCTTATATTAAAGCTGCTGGTGAAATGAAAACGAAACCGACACAGCATAGCGTGAAGGAATTGCGCAGCCTCGGCATTCAGCCGAACATCATCGTTGCACGTACAGAAAGCCCGATCTCACAAGATATGAAGGATAAAATTGCTTTATTCTGCGATATCGATAAAAAGTCGGTTATCGAATGTCTGGATGCAGATACGCTTTACTCCATCCCGCTTGCCCTTCAAGCGCAAAATATGGACCAAATCGTTTGCGATCACTTGAAATTGGATTGCGGCGAGGCGGATATGGAAGATTGGAAGGAACTAGTCAAAAAGGTTACTTCTTTATCGAAGAAAACGAAAATCGCTCTTGTCGGAAAATATGTGGAGCTGCAAGATGCTTATCTTTCTGTAGTGGAAGCACTTAAGCACGCAGGCTATGCGTTTGACGCCGATGTCGAAATCGACTGGGTCAATTCGGAAGACGTAACGAAAGAAAATGTTGCTGAGCTTCTTCAAGATGCAGACGGCATCCTTGTTCCGGGCGGTTTTGGAGATCGTGGCATCGAAGGGAAAATTGCTGCGACAGAATATGCCCGTACGACAAAAACACCATTCTTCGGAATCTGTTTAGGCATGCAATTGGCGTCCATTGAATATGCGCGCAACGTTTTAGGATTGCCGGAAGCCCATTCTGCCGAGATTCAAGCGGATACTCCAGATCCAATCATCGATCTTCTTCCAGAGCAAAAGGATGTAGAAGATTTGGGCGGTACACTTCGTCTTGGTTTATATCCATGTAAGCTTATCGAGGGCACCAAAGCTTACGAGGCTTATAATGACGAGGTTGTGTATGAACGTCACCGTCACCGTTATGAATTCAATAATCATTACCGTCAGGCGATGGAAGAAGCAGGCTTCGTCTTCTCTGGAACAAGCCCAGATGGCCGTCTGGTCGAGATCGTTGAATTGAAAGATCATCCATGGTTTGTGGCTTCTCAATTCCATCCGGAATTCACATCACGCCCTAACCGTCCACAGCCACTATTCCGTGACTTTGTCGGGATGTCCTTAAAGCGCAGCGAAAAACTTTAA